The Actinomycetota bacterium genome includes the window GAGCACTGCGGGGATGTCGAATTGCACCCCGCCGATCTTGCCCTCGAACTCGATCCAACTGCAGATTCGGGCACCTATCTGTTCACGTGCCCGGCGTGCGGAGATCTCCAACGGCGACCGGCCAATCCCCGTGTTGTAAATGTGCTGCTCGCCACCGGTGTCAGCTATGACGTGGTCGTTCCCGAACCCGGGCCCATCACTGCCGACGAAATCGAGCGATTCGTGCATGCTCTTGACAGGGAAGAGGATCTCTGGAGGATGCTTCCCTCGTCGTAGGAGCCGGCCGAGTGATGCGAGGCTCGCATCCTCACTACCCCGACACAAGGCCGTTACGGCAGCTTCCCCCTGCTGGCGCGTCGCGATACGACATGTCAAGTACCAGATGCCAGGTGCAAAGTACGAGGTATGAAAAGGGAAGCACCGGGTACCAGGCACGAGATACGGAGTACAAGGCGCCAAACACCAAATACGGTGATCGAAGCGAGCCCTAACATATAGATGTTGTGTTCTTCGACGTCAGTCCTACCGAACTCGTTTTCATCTTCCTCGTGGCACTGGTTGTGTTCGGTCCGCGACGCCTGCCGGAGATGGCGAAGAAGATCGCCTCGCTGGTTCGCGAGATCCAATCGACGGTGGGGGACCTCCAACGCGGACTCGAAAGCGAGGTCAAGGATCTGACGGCGCCCATCAAAGATCTGACGGAACCTCTGAAGGAACTCTCACAGCCGATCAGGGACCTTGCCAAGCCGCTCGAGGATGTCACCAAGCCGCTCGAGGATGTCACCAAGGCGCTCGAGGATGTCACCAAGCCGCCCGTGGATGTCACCAAGCCGCCCGTGGATGGCACCAAGCCGCCCGTGGATGTCACCAAGCCGCCCGTGGATGGCACCAAGCCGCCCGATGCCGGGGACGAAGTCCTCACAGAAGATGCGGAATCTGCGCAAGATGCCGGCGACGCAGCACCCAACGATGGACCTGAGGATGAGTAAAGACCAACCACGCCCCGTTCTGGAGCACCTCGACGAACTGCGGTGGCGTCTCGTCAAGAGTGCGATCGCGTTGACCATCGGCGCCATCGTGGCGTTCTTGTTTCGGGAGCAACTCTTCGATGTCCTTGCCAAGCCCTACCGGCTCGCACTCCCGGGACAGGAACTCAACCAGTTCCAGGTGACGGAGGGCTTCTCGATCGCAATGCGGCTCTCTCTCTTTGGCGGGGCCTTCCTTGCCAGCCCCGTCCTCTTCTACCAGTTGTGGGCATTCGTGAACCCTGCGCTCACGAAGAAAGAGAAGAAGTGGACAATCCCGATCGTGACCGCTCTCGTGGTGCTGTTCACCGGCGGCGCCGCGTTTGGTTACTACATCCTCCCCAGAGGACTCGTGTTCCTTCTCGGCATCCAGCCGGGACTCACGTCGGTGATCGGGGCTTCGGACTATTTCGGTCTCACACTTCGATTCCTCCTCGTGTTCGGCGTCGCATTCGAGTTTCCCGTGTTCCTGTTCGCCGCCGCGGCCGTTGGCCTGATCAGCTCCACTCAGCTCAAGAAGGGCCGTCGATGGGCGGTGCTCATCATCGTCGTCGTGGGCGCCGTCGTGACCCCGACGGGCGACCCCCTGACACTGACCGCTCTTTCGGTGCCCCTCTACGTGTTGTATGAAATGACGATCTGGCTGGTGAAGCTGGCGCTGCATAAATGATCGGGTTCGACCTCGATTTCGAACCGGACGCGTTCCAGCTCGAGGCTGCAGATCGAATCCGGTCCGGAGCGTCCGTCGTCGTGACCGCCCCCACGGGATCGGGCAAGACACTCGTTGCCGAGGTCGCGATTCGAGAGGCTCTGTCCCGAGGAAAGAAGGCCTTTTACACGACACCGCTCAAAGCACTGTCCAACCAGAAATTCAACGACTTACGAAAGCAGTTTCCACATGTGGGGCTGCTGACCGGAGACAACACGATCAATGGTGACGCGCCGCTGGTGGTGATGACGACCGAGGTCATTCGGAACATGATCTATGCGGGCTCTGAAGCACTTGACGGTCTCGAAGTCGTGATTCTGGACGAGGTTCACTATCTCCAAGACCGGTTTCGTGGACAAGTGTGGGAGGAGATCATCGTCCACGCTCCGGCGAAGACTCAGCTCGTATGCCTCTCCGCGACCTTGTCCAACGCCGACGAGTTCACGGCATGGGTCCGCAGCAGACGGGGGAGAACGAGTCTCATACAGGCCGAGCGGCGTCCGGTCCCGCTGGTCAATCTCTATGCAGTGAAAGATCGATGGAGTGACGAAGTCTTCATGGACGAAATGCTCAGAGAGCACAGAGCCAACAAATCCATCGAGTCACGCATAGGCGGGAAGAAGGCCCGTCGCTACGGAACCCCGCGGCGAACCGAGATCGTGTCGGCCTTGGCCGGCAAGAGCATGCTCCCCGCCATCTATTTCATCTTCTCGAGAGCAGGTTGCAACGATGCTGCCAGGAGACTCGTCTCGTCCGGCGCAAGGTTCACCGACGCGCCGGCACGTGACAGCATTCGCCGAGTCGCCGAAGAGAAGACAGCCCATCTCGATTCCGGTGATCTCGCCGTTCTCGAATACGAGGCATGGTTGACGGGCCTGCAGGCGGGGATCGCTCCTCACCACGCAGGGATGGTGCCGGCGTTCAAAGAAACTGTCGAAGAGCTTTTCGCCCGAGGCCTGATCAAGGTCGTCTTCGCCACCGAGACGCTCTCCCTTGGCATCAACATGCCCGCGCGCACCGTCGTTCTCGAGAGTCTCAGTCGCTTCACCGGAGAAACCCACGAACTGCTCAGGGCCGGCGACTACACACAGCTGACCGGCAGGGCGGGACGACGCGGGATCGACGAAGTTGGATACGGCGTGGTACTGCACTCGCGATTCGTCCCCTTTGCACAGGTCGCCAAACTCGCCGCCACCGGGTCACATTCACTCCAATCGAGTTTCCGACCCACCTACAACATGGCAGTGAACTTGGTCGCCAACTACTCGCGGGAGCGGGCAGAGAAGCTGTTGAACGCATCATTCGGCCAGTTTCAGGCGTCGAAAGCGATACGCAAGAAAGTGCGGTCACTCCAGCGTCGAGAAGCCGAGCTCGAGTCATTGTGGGACGCAGCGTCGTGCGACCGGGGAGACGTGGCTGAATACCGGGAGCTTCTCAACGCTTCTACGACGCGAGCATCGTCTCCCACGGACGGACTGCGTCGCGGGCAAGTGATCGAGGTCGTCTCAGGAGGCAAGGCCGGTCGATACGTGGTCGTGAAACGCCGGCAGGGTGAGAGAGTCGAACTCGTCGTGATCTCGACACGAGGCAAAGTGGTTCGACTGCATCCCAAGGACATGGGACCCGAGACCGTGTCACTGGGCTCCATGGTCCTGACGAGATCCCAGGGAATCGGGGACCCGAAGTTCCGAGCGGAGATTGCACGACAACTTCGAGCATTTCGAGGTCCCCCCGAGCTGCTGGGAAACGCAGAGCCAGGACCGGAACACCCGGTCGGTGCATGTCCGGACAGGGATGAACATCTGCGAGCCCTCGAACGGGCGCTGCGTTTGGAACAACAGAATCGCCGGCTCGCCAAAGAACTCGACCAGGCGCAGGGAGGTCTGGTCCGGGAATTCGAACAGATACTCGACCTGCTCGAGGCTCGTGGCTACGTGGCCGGCTGGACCCTGACGCCGCACGGTGAACGGCTGCGGGCGATCTACAGCGAACTCGCTCTACTCATCTCCGAAGCACTCCAAAGGAGACTTTTCGAGGGCCTCGATCCCGCCGAAATGGCCGCATTGATCTCGATGGCGGTTTACGAGCCACGAAACGATGAAGGTGGCACCGAAGCCTGGCCAACCGAGGCGCTTCGTGTGAGAGGCGCCCGGCTGGAGGCAGCCTGGGAAGAACTCGCCAAGGACGAACGGGTCAGAGGGCTTCCGCAGACCCGTCGGCCAGATGCCGGGTTCGCTTCGCTTGCCTACCGCTGGACACTGGGAGAGGACCTGAGTGAGGTACTCGGCGTGTGGGACGCAGGCGATTTCGTTCGAACCTCCAGGCAGCTTCTGGACGTGATGCGACAGGTGCGCGAGGCGGCTCCGCATCTCGCAGGCCCGTTGGGAACGGCAATTCGAGGTATCGATCGCGGCGTTGTTGCGGCAGTTCGGTGAAGAGGGAGGGGAACATGGAGGAATGGCTTGTCTTGGTGAACCCGAAAGCCGGATATCGGAGTCACGCCGAAGAGCGGACGAGGGAGGCCCTTGGGCGCTGCGACGTGAAAGCCAGGATACTGGTGCCGACCACGGCCGAAGCGATGCGAGACGCCGTCGACGTCGGGGTTCATGAAGGCAGAGTGCGCTTCGTTGCGGTCGGAGGCGATGGAACCGCCAACCTCGTCGTCGACCAACTGCTGCAGCACGAATGGAGCGAGCCTCCTCTCCTGGGACTGCTCCCGGCGGGTTCCGGCTCCGACCTCGCACGAACCTTCGAGATCCCCCAGAACATCGAAGAGGCGGCAATGGCGTTACGCGGCGACACACGACAGAAACTCGATGTGGGGGTCCTCGAGGGCAACTGGGGAAGCCGGTATTTCATCAACGTTGCAGAAGCCGGTGTCACCGCGGCCGTGATACGCCGATCGATGACCCTGCCGCGATGGCTGGGCTCCAGCAAATACCACCTGGCGCTCGCGCTCGTCTTCCCGCGCATCCGGTTGGTGGAGATGAGCCTGCAGGCAGGTGACATGGAATTCTCGGGCTCGTCGATGCTCACGGTGTTCGCCAACGCCCGGTATTTCGCAGGAGGCTGGCATATCGCGCCCGACGCTTCCGCTTCCGACGGCCTGTTCGATATCCAGGTATTCACGGCTTCCAAGAAAGACGTTCCCAGGTTATGGTGGCTCGCGAAGAGCGGGTCCCACATTGCCGAACCACAGATCCACAGGGTTGTTGCCGACTCATTCAAGCTGAGCGTCTCGGCGCCCTGGCCGGTGGAAGCCGATGGAGAGTACTTCGGGGAAGGCTCGATGTGCGGGCACATCCGTCAAGCGGCGGTATCGGTAAAGACCCCTCGCTCCTGAAATTCGGAGCGAGGACGGACCCGGCGAACGTGGCCGCCTGTGAGCCAGTGCCTTGGGCGATGACGGTCGGGGTGTCGATGCCGAGGCAGGAACACGTCGTCGACACGGATCGACCCGGCCCTTTCGTTCGAGTCGAGTTGTCGGGTCGATCCGATACCGATGGCAAGACCCGCACAACGAAGGCGCACCTTCAGGTGCGTCGAGGCGGAGAACGAAGCAAGCGGCGTTCCCGGCCCACAGAACGCCGCAAAGGTTGCCGGTCGAGGCAGTAGATGTCGATGTCGGCGATCCGCGGCCACACAAGAGAGATGAGGCGCTACCGTCAGATAGCGCTCCAGGCGGGGGTTTGTGGGTATACTCTCGCCGCTTCATATGAGAGAGAGGACCAGTGGCCCCCAGCGATGACAACGTCGAGGTCGGTCTCGAAGGCGCAGTCACCGATGAACCCGAATCCGACATCGTCGAGGTCCTCGATGATGATCTCGACACCGTCGAGCCGGCTGAAGGTTTCGGAGACGCAGGTCTCGATTCGAGCGATGAGGACAACGGGGACGAGAAGGCGGCAGAAGAGGCCGCAGAGGCCCTGGAAGAGCTCGAAGCAGAGGAACTGGAGCTGCTCGAAGACGAGGCAGCGGAGACGCTGCTCGTCGACGAGGCCGCCGAACTTCGCGCAATCCGACGCGCAGAACTCACCCTTGATGCGGATGCGGAGGAGATACGCGGAGACGAGTTCGTTTGCTCTTCCTGCTTCCTCGTCAAGCGGATCAGTCAGCTTGCAGACAAGCGGAAACTGATCTGCAGAGACTGTGCCGGCTGACCCCGCACAGGTAACGGTCGTCCTTCCGACGTTCAACGAACGCGAGAACCTCGGACCGATCGTCAGGGCAGTGACGCGATATGGGTATCGCGTCCTGGTCGTCGATGATGCCTCACCCGACGGCACCGGGGATCTGGCGGACGATCTCGCAAAGGAGATCCCCACAGTCGACGTTGTCCACCGTACGCACAAGGCGGGGCTCGGCTCTGCGTATGCTGCCGGGTTTCGGCACGCGTTCTCCGATGGTGCCCGCATCATCTGCGAGATGGATGCCGACTTCTCACACGACCCGGCCGCGCTTCCCTCGCTCGTGAACGCGGTGGAGCTTGGAGCGGACCTCGCAATCGGCAGCAGGTACATAGAAGGGGGGGCCATTCCTGATTGGCCCCTGTATCGGCGCTTGCTGTCCAAGGGCGGGAATTGGTATGCAAGACGCATGCTCGCCCTGCCCGTCGCCGATGCCACGGCGGGATTCCGCGCCTACCGGACCCGGGCACTGATCAGCCTGGAAGCCGAGACCTGTCTGGCTTCCGGATACGCCTTCCAGGTAGAGATGACGCTGCGAGCCGTGGACCAAGGTCTCCGAATCGTGGAGGTGCCGATCACTTTCAGAGACCGTCGGGAGGGGACGTCGAAGATGGGAGCCGTTATCGTCGCCGAGGCCATGTGGCTCGTCACAAAATGGGGCATTCGGAGCAGGATTGGAGACAAATGACCGATGGGGCGGTCGGTGCTCGCTGCGGCAACGCCGAAGATCTCCTTGATCTGGCGTGGTCGTATCGTCACCTCGAGCAGGAGATGGTGAGCGTGCCTCCGATTGGCGCACGTACGAACGGCCTTTCTGCACCGGAGAGAGCCGTAGGTGAGCGATCGGTGCCCATCGACTCGCTTTTGACCGAACACCATGCCAGAGGAATCGGTGTGGGAAAAGGCGTGCTGGACACCGCCCTCGGAGATCTGTGGAACCGTGGGACACCCAGATTCGACATCGCAGTGCTGCCCGGCCGCCGTGAAAGCAAGAACTTCTTCGAAGCGCAGGGGTTCAAAGCCCGATCGATCGTTACGCACCATGAAGACCTCTGATAGAGCGCCGATTCCGGGCGTCGGTGTCGTCATCGTGCGCGATGGAGAACTACTGCTGATCCGGAGAGGCCGCGGAGCGAACAAAGGGCTCTGGGCGGTACCCGGTGGCAAGGTCGAGTATGGGGAGACCCGCGAGGCCGCCGCCGTGCGTGAGGCACGAGAGGAGACAGGTCTCGAGATCGCCGTTGGAGACGTTGTATGGGTGGGTGATGCGATCGGTCCCGGCGATCCGCCCGCTTGGCACTTCACCCTGGTCGATTATGCCGCAAGCGTTATCGGCGGGACACTGCACGCAGGTGATGACGCGGCCGAGATCGAGTGGGTTGCGTTGGAGGACGTGCTCGAGCGACCGGTTACGCCGACCATGGTCGACCTGATGAAACTCCTGCTCGGCTCGGGAAAGTCCCGCCCGTTCAGAAAGACCTGAGCACGAGGCCCGCACGCGGCTTGGGAACGAAGAGCGTCG containing:
- a CDS encoding polyprenol monophosphomannose synthase, which translates into the protein MPADPAQVTVVLPTFNERENLGPIVRAVTRYGYRVLVVDDASPDGTGDLADDLAKEIPTVDVVHRTHKAGLGSAYAAGFRHAFSDGARIICEMDADFSHDPAALPSLVNAVELGADLAIGSRYIEGGAIPDWPLYRRLLSKGGNWYARRMLALPVADATAGFRAYRTRALISLEAETCLASGYAFQVEMTLRAVDQGLRIVEVPITFRDRREGTSKMGAVIVAEAMWLVTKWGIRSRIGDK
- a CDS encoding GNAT family N-acetyltransferase yields the protein MTDGAVGARCGNAEDLLDLAWSYRHLEQEMVSVPPIGARTNGLSAPERAVGERSVPIDSLLTEHHARGIGVGKGVLDTALGDLWNRGTPRFDIAVLPGRRESKNFFEAQGFKARSIVTHHEDL
- a CDS encoding NUDIX hydrolase, whose amino-acid sequence is MKTSDRAPIPGVGVVIVRDGELLLIRRGRGANKGLWAVPGGKVEYGETREAAAVREAREETGLEIAVGDVVWVGDAIGPGDPPAWHFTLVDYAASVIGGTLHAGDDAAEIEWVALEDVLERPVTPTMVDLMKLLLGSGKSRPFRKT
- a CDS encoding DEAD/DEAH box helicase codes for the protein MIGFDLDFEPDAFQLEAADRIRSGASVVVTAPTGSGKTLVAEVAIREALSRGKKAFYTTPLKALSNQKFNDLRKQFPHVGLLTGDNTINGDAPLVVMTTEVIRNMIYAGSEALDGLEVVILDEVHYLQDRFRGQVWEEIIVHAPAKTQLVCLSATLSNADEFTAWVRSRRGRTSLIQAERRPVPLVNLYAVKDRWSDEVFMDEMLREHRANKSIESRIGGKKARRYGTPRRTEIVSALAGKSMLPAIYFIFSRAGCNDAARRLVSSGARFTDAPARDSIRRVAEEKTAHLDSGDLAVLEYEAWLTGLQAGIAPHHAGMVPAFKETVEELFARGLIKVVFATETLSLGINMPARTVVLESLSRFTGETHELLRAGDYTQLTGRAGRRGIDEVGYGVVLHSRFVPFAQVAKLAATGSHSLQSSFRPTYNMAVNLVANYSRERAEKLLNASFGQFQASKAIRKKVRSLQRREAELESLWDAASCDRGDVAEYRELLNASTTRASSPTDGLRRGQVIEVVSGGKAGRYVVVKRRQGERVELVVISTRGKVVRLHPKDMGPETVSLGSMVLTRSQGIGDPKFRAEIARQLRAFRGPPELLGNAEPGPEHPVGACPDRDEHLRALERALRLEQQNRRLAKELDQAQGGLVREFEQILDLLEARGYVAGWTLTPHGERLRAIYSELALLISEALQRRLFEGLDPAEMAALISMAVYEPRNDEGGTEAWPTEALRVRGARLEAAWEELAKDERVRGLPQTRRPDAGFASLAYRWTLGEDLSEVLGVWDAGDFVRTSRQLLDVMRQVREAAPHLAGPLGTAIRGIDRGVVAAVR
- a CDS encoding DUF4193 family protein, whose product is MVEVLDDDLDTVEPAEGFGDAGLDSSDEDNGDEKAAEEAAEALEELEAEELELLEDEAAETLLVDEAAELRAIRRAELTLDADAEEIRGDEFVCSSCFLVKRISQLADKRKLICRDCAG
- the tatC gene encoding twin-arginine translocase subunit TatC gives rise to the protein MSKDQPRPVLEHLDELRWRLVKSAIALTIGAIVAFLFREQLFDVLAKPYRLALPGQELNQFQVTEGFSIAMRLSLFGGAFLASPVLFYQLWAFVNPALTKKEKKWTIPIVTALVVLFTGGAAFGYYILPRGLVFLLGIQPGLTSVIGASDYFGLTLRFLLVFGVAFEFPVFLFAAAAVGLISSTQLKKGRRWAVLIIVVVGAVVTPTGDPLTLTALSVPLYVLYEMTIWLVKLALHK